The following coding sequences are from one Virgibacillus necropolis window:
- a CDS encoding bifunctional folylpolyglutamate synthase/dihydrofolate synthase, whose amino-acid sequence MFNNFLEVERYFNNRKLLGIKPGLDRINTLLQLLQHPENKTKSIHVAGTNGKGSTIHYIKNALIQNNYKVGVFVSPSPNGLTNYMFINDSPIDEQTFVELLNVMYPVISILDERNNHPTEFEIITVLAFLYFAESVDFALIETGMGGREDTTNCFLPLLSIITNVSRDHMAFLGDSVHKIAYHKAGIIKYKTPAIVGPMPDEAMHVIEREASSVHANLVRYGQDFQTHGTYYTHFSWKYRLYNILNINLQMVGRHQQVNAAVAIMAIVKLIELEHFIDLDLAIKGIEKTQVPGRFELVHRKPQIIVDGAHNEAGIQSFIDTVKTVDDDTRFKHVIFAAYRDKDIPAMLKLLQGQFETITLTTFDHPRAATISELSNYVNEENVFAIEDWQKNIETVLNSSRSATDYYITGSLDFITKVKSMIAKE is encoded by the coding sequence ATGTTTAACAACTTTTTAGAGGTAGAGAGGTACTTTAATAATCGAAAATTATTAGGTATTAAACCTGGGTTGGATCGAATTAATACCTTGCTACAATTGCTACAACATCCCGAAAATAAAACTAAGAGCATTCATGTTGCTGGTACAAATGGAAAGGGTTCAACTATACATTATATAAAAAATGCTCTAATACAAAATAATTATAAGGTTGGTGTATTTGTTTCTCCGAGTCCAAACGGTTTAACGAACTATATGTTTATCAATGACAGTCCTATTGATGAACAAACGTTTGTAGAGTTACTTAATGTTATGTATCCAGTAATATCTATTTTGGATGAGAGAAATAATCATCCTACAGAGTTCGAAATTATAACTGTACTTGCATTTCTCTATTTTGCTGAGTCTGTCGACTTTGCATTAATTGAAACGGGTATGGGTGGTAGAGAAGACACAACAAATTGTTTTCTACCTTTGCTATCTATTATAACAAATGTTAGCCGTGATCATATGGCGTTTTTGGGAGATTCCGTTCACAAAATTGCTTATCACAAGGCTGGTATAATAAAGTACAAGACACCTGCTATTGTTGGGCCAATGCCAGATGAAGCTATGCATGTGATAGAACGAGAAGCAAGCTCTGTCCATGCAAATTTGGTTCGATATGGACAAGATTTTCAAACCCATGGGACCTATTATACACATTTTAGCTGGAAATACCGATTATATAATATACTGAATATTAACCTGCAAATGGTAGGAAGACACCAACAAGTCAATGCCGCGGTTGCTATCATGGCCATTGTCAAATTAATAGAACTGGAACATTTTATTGATCTTGACCTCGCTATAAAGGGGATAGAAAAAACGCAAGTTCCTGGGCGATTTGAACTTGTTCATCGTAAACCTCAAATTATTGTTGATGGTGCACATAATGAAGCTGGTATCCAATCTTTTATTGATACTGTAAAAACAGTTGATGATGATACGCGTTTTAAACACGTTATTTTTGCTGCGTATAGAGATAAGGATATACCTGCAATGCTGAAATTACTTCAAGGGCAATTTGAAACAATCACGTTAACAACATTCGACCACCCAAGAGCAGCAACTATTTCAGAACTGTCTAACTATGTAAATGAAGAAAATGTTTTTGCCATAGAAGATTGGCAAAAGAATATTGAAACAGTCCTCAATTCTTCAAGGTCAGCTACTGATTATTATATTACAGGGTCATTGGACTTTATAACAAAAGTAAAAAGTATGATAGCGAAAGAATAA
- a CDS encoding sensor domain-containing diguanylate cyclase yields MVSVKRINVLLIIWAIFWPLSLFVTFNYTYLNIQGNLIDIVLFGTFMCVVASFPLVINNAPIFFVNGISIAVFVSFGLFAEMILTQLAILFVLIRVGVGKKEYYRYPLNLLMFTVVSIVGALVYYLLGGNHESFDFTSFQDIIAIFGYAISAFLVNQLIIHITQRVFYQKKDKLFSKGFFWELQSTLIVLPVGFVLFILYDEIGRIAIFYMGIPFVMISVILRLLYSYHEVNRYLEETGEIGHQLTKRMEVNQVHDIFINKLCDLVPMDCSYIYMVVDNHLELVRFYDVTKKVIAMPERIAKDEAFSGKVWATEKPIIYNNSKEWITIKHSKIPDNMESVISLPIEYNNRIIGIVTIITKEKKAYGKVHLRILTILTNYLGVAIENAKNYEITKTNSEIDGLTKLYNYRYFNNAIEEYGSTSIGNSVYSLILLDLDHFKQVNDTYGHEAGNEILCLFADRLTEFIGDQGLVARYGGEEFVVSLPHVDLKHAFQMAEAIRVLIADTPFPVEKHILPHDNVEDVPITASIGVAAYPEHCESPIELIRHADRAMYLGAKQCGRNKVAIYQELQSI; encoded by the coding sequence ATGGTTTCAGTAAAAAGAATAAATGTATTGTTGATAATATGGGCAATCTTTTGGCCACTAAGTCTGTTCGTCACTTTCAATTATACCTATCTAAATATACAAGGTAATTTGATTGATATTGTATTATTTGGAACCTTCATGTGTGTTGTGGCGTCTTTTCCCTTAGTAATAAATAATGCACCTATTTTCTTTGTGAACGGTATAAGCATAGCTGTATTCGTATCCTTTGGTCTTTTTGCTGAAATGATTTTAACCCAGTTAGCAATCCTTTTCGTTTTAATAAGAGTAGGTGTTGGAAAAAAAGAATATTACCGATACCCTTTAAACTTATTAATGTTCACCGTAGTTTCAATAGTTGGGGCACTTGTTTATTATTTGTTAGGTGGAAATCATGAGTCATTTGATTTTACTAGTTTCCAAGATATAATCGCGATCTTTGGATATGCCATTTCTGCTTTTTTAGTAAATCAATTAATCATACATATTACTCAGCGAGTCTTTTATCAAAAAAAAGATAAGCTTTTTAGTAAAGGCTTTTTTTGGGAGTTACAATCAACCTTGATTGTGTTACCTGTTGGTTTTGTATTATTTATTTTATACGACGAAATTGGAAGGATTGCTATATTTTATATGGGAATACCTTTTGTAATGATATCGGTGATCCTCAGACTTTTATACTCCTACCATGAGGTTAATCGCTATTTGGAAGAAACAGGTGAGATCGGTCACCAATTAACGAAACGGATGGAAGTAAATCAGGTTCATGATATTTTTATTAATAAATTATGTGACCTCGTTCCAATGGATTGTTCGTACATTTATATGGTTGTAGATAATCACCTTGAACTAGTGAGATTTTATGATGTAACTAAAAAGGTAATAGCAATGCCTGAACGAATAGCTAAAGATGAAGCATTTAGTGGCAAAGTATGGGCAACTGAAAAGCCTATTATTTATAATAATTCGAAGGAATGGATAACGATAAAGCATTCTAAAATTCCTGACAATATGGAAAGTGTAATTTCACTTCCGATAGAATATAACAATAGAATTATCGGTATCGTAACAATAATAACAAAAGAAAAAAAGGCATATGGAAAAGTTCATCTTCGAATCTTAACTATATTAACGAATTATCTAGGTGTAGCAATTGAGAATGCTAAAAATTATGAAATTACAAAAACAAATAGTGAGATAGATGGGCTTACAAAATTATATAATTATCGATATTTTAACAATGCTATAGAAGAGTACGGATCAACTAGTATTGGAAATAGTGTTTATTCATTAATTTTGTTAGATTTAGACCACTTTAAACAAGTAAACGACACATACGGACACGAAGCCGGTAATGAAATATTATGTTTGTTTGCGGATCGATTGACGGAATTTATTGGTGACCAAGGTTTGGTCGCAAGATATGGAGGGGAGGAATTTGTCGTATCACTTCCTCATGTTGACTTAAAGCATGCATTCCAAATGGCAGAAGCTATTAGAGTTTTGATAGCAGACACTCCGTTCCCTGTAGAGAAGCATATTTTACCTCATGATAATGTAGAGGACGTTCCTATTACGGCAAGTATTGGTGTTGCAGCGTATCCTGAACATTGTGAATCACCAATTGAGCTAATTCGACATGCAGACAGGGCAATGTATCTTGGTGCAAAACAATGTGGAAGAAATAAAGTAGCGATTTACCAAGAATTACAATCAATCTAA
- the radC gene encoding RadC family protein, producing MTIPSVMIKDVPKEDRPRERLLKLGSGYLSNQELLAILLGTGTKEESVMTLSQRILMHFEGLKLLKDATIEELMAIKGIGEAKGVLILSAIEIGKRMNQYKPNERYVIRSPEDGADYVMEEMRHLNQEHFVVLFLNTKNQIIHNQTIFIGSLNASIVHPREVYREAVKRSAASIICAHNHPSGDPTPSQEDIHVTRRLVESGKMIGIELLDHLIIGDRKFVSLKEKGYL from the coding sequence ATGACAATACCATCTGTAATGATTAAAGATGTACCAAAAGAGGATCGACCAAGAGAACGATTGTTAAAGCTCGGTTCCGGATACTTATCGAACCAAGAACTGTTAGCCATTCTATTAGGGACTGGAACAAAAGAAGAGTCTGTCATGACTTTGTCCCAAAGAATCCTAATGCATTTCGAAGGGTTAAAACTGTTAAAGGATGCAACAATTGAAGAGCTCATGGCGATAAAAGGAATTGGTGAAGCAAAAGGGGTATTAATACTTTCTGCTATCGAAATAGGGAAGAGGATGAATCAGTATAAGCCTAATGAAAGGTATGTTATTCGCTCTCCTGAAGACGGAGCAGATTATGTCATGGAGGAAATGCGGCATTTAAATCAAGAACATTTTGTCGTACTATTTCTAAATACCAAGAATCAAATTATTCATAACCAAACTATTTTTATTGGAAGCCTAAATGCATCTATAGTCCATCCAAGAGAAGTCTATCGAGAGGCAGTCAAACGATCAGCTGCATCTATTATTTGCGCACATAACCACCCATCTGGAGACCCTACTCCCTCCCAAGAAGATATCCATGTAACAAGACGATTAGTTGAATCGGGAAAAATGATCGGAATTGAACTTCTTGATCATTTAATTATTGGTGATAGAAAATTTGTGTCCCTTAAAGAAAAAGGCTACTTATAA
- a CDS encoding rod shape-determining protein, with amino-acid sequence MGIFNFSQDLGIDLGTANSLVFVKGKGVVVREPSVVSKDIETGQIEAVGSSARNMIGRTPGNISVIRPMKDGVIADYETTAIMMKYYIKKAMRNRSFFAKKPNVMICVPSGITMVEERAVIDATKQAGAKDAFPIAEPFAAAIGAGLPVWEPTGSMIVDIGGGTTEVAVISLGGIVTSQSIRIAGDKMDEAIISFVKKNHNLMIGERSAESIKMDLGVAGEVVENVEMDIRGRDMLTGLPKTITVTTKEISSSLKEIVDAIVESVKVTLEKTPPELAADIMDRGIVLSGGGSLLKNLDKVISDETKMPVFVTDDPLDSVAIGTGKSLEYIQHFRSHPNVSSRPIVN; translated from the coding sequence TTGGGGATATTTAATTTTTCACAAGATTTAGGGATAGATTTAGGAACTGCAAATAGCCTTGTTTTTGTAAAAGGAAAAGGTGTGGTGGTGCGTGAACCATCAGTAGTTTCTAAAGATATTGAAACGGGTCAGATAGAAGCTGTTGGTAGCTCTGCTCGAAATATGATTGGTAGAACACCTGGCAATATATCCGTTATTCGTCCGATGAAAGACGGGGTAATTGCTGATTATGAGACGACAGCGATAATGATGAAATATTACATTAAGAAAGCTATGAGAAATCGATCTTTTTTTGCAAAAAAACCTAATGTAATGATATGTGTACCCTCTGGTATAACTATGGTAGAAGAACGAGCAGTAATTGATGCAACAAAACAAGCTGGAGCGAAGGATGCCTTTCCAATTGCAGAACCTTTTGCAGCAGCAATAGGGGCAGGACTTCCAGTGTGGGAACCGACGGGTAGTATGATTGTTGATATCGGCGGTGGAACAACCGAGGTCGCAGTGATATCACTCGGGGGGATTGTTACCAGCCAATCTATTCGCATAGCAGGGGACAAAATGGATGAAGCAATCATATCATTTGTGAAAAAGAATCATAACTTAATGATTGGCGAGAGATCTGCTGAATCTATAAAAATGGATCTCGGTGTTGCAGGTGAAGTTGTTGAAAATGTGGAAATGGATATTCGCGGTCGTGATATGTTAACTGGATTACCAAAAACAATAACCGTTACAACGAAGGAAATTTCCAGTTCCTTAAAGGAAATAGTGGATGCTATTGTTGAGTCTGTAAAGGTTACCCTAGAAAAAACACCACCAGAACTGGCTGCTGATATTATGGATCGTGGTATTGTACTATCTGGTGGTGGTTCACTCTTAAAAAACTTAGATAAAGTTATTAGTGATGAGACAAAAATGCCTGTTTTTGTAACAGATGACCCATTAGATAGCGTTGCAATCGGTACAGGTAAATCTTTAGAATACATTCAACACTTTCGTTCCCATCCGAATGTATCTTCTCGTCCAATTGTTAACTAA
- the mreC gene encoding rod shape-determining protein MreC, which produces MPFFRKKRLFIILIGIIILVVLIGFSLKGRDQLSTPEQFIKDTVGWAQSVVHTPVKFITDIFTNIDDLKDTYKENQILKEKLSQSKSLIYEVQEIKEANEELRKALDKTESIRDFNPIQATVMSRTPERWVEQVTINKGKQDGVRSNMAVITADGMVGKIQTVSQFSSTVQLLTGFDQFNRISATISREEGNDIFGLIEEYDKETNSLLFKIIEDSETDLKKGELVVSSGMGGVFPAGLTIGTVKEVVPDQYGLTRTALVEPAADMFEINNVIVVDRTLKENDKAESVQEDKE; this is translated from the coding sequence ATGCCTTTTTTTCGTAAAAAACGTTTGTTTATAATTTTAATTGGTATTATAATTTTGGTAGTTTTGATTGGTTTCTCTTTAAAAGGTAGAGATCAATTATCCACTCCCGAACAATTTATCAAAGACACCGTTGGATGGGCACAGAGTGTTGTACACACCCCAGTTAAATTTATAACAGATATATTTACTAATATAGATGATTTAAAGGATACTTATAAGGAAAATCAAATACTTAAAGAAAAACTTTCACAATCTAAAAGTTTGATTTATGAGGTACAGGAAATAAAAGAAGCTAATGAAGAATTAAGAAAGGCACTTGATAAAACAGAATCCATTCGTGATTTTAATCCGATACAAGCTACAGTTATGTCACGAACTCCTGAACGTTGGGTAGAACAGGTTACAATTAATAAAGGAAAACAAGATGGTGTACGCTCCAATATGGCTGTAATTACAGCTGATGGTATGGTTGGTAAAATACAGACAGTTTCACAATTTTCATCAACTGTTCAATTATTAACTGGATTTGATCAATTTAATCGTATTTCAGCTACTATTTCCCGTGAAGAAGGAAACGATATCTTCGGCTTAATTGAAGAATATGATAAAGAAACTAATTCCTTACTTTTCAAGATCATAGAAGATTCAGAAACGGATCTAAAAAAAGGAGAGTTAGTAGTTTCTTCGGGGATGGGTGGAGTATTCCCTGCAGGTTTAACGATTGGAACAGTTAAAGAAGTTGTGCCAGATCAGTATGGACTTACCCGAACTGCTTTAGTTGAACCAGCAGCAGATATGTTTGAAATAAATAATGTAATAGTAGTTGATCGAACATTAAAAGAAAATGATAAGGCTGAATCAGTTCAGGAGGATAAGGAATAA
- the mreD gene encoding rod shape-determining protein MreD, with product MRRLYLPLVLFFFVILEGVAIELLPASFVMSDLLIIPHWVFIFLLYIALFYDNDRTYFSVLYGAIFGLLIDIVYTGVLGVYMFAYAFTIYVMHGIRKLLHSNIYVTILLGIIGILFADFTIYLVYSVVGLTDMVLEDYMLYRLLPTIIANLLFLLVLYPITKNRLSKWQDEQITKTIN from the coding sequence ATGAGACGTTTATACCTCCCACTCGTTCTTTTTTTCTTTGTTATACTAGAGGGTGTCGCAATTGAGTTGTTACCAGCCAGCTTTGTTATGAGTGATCTATTAATCATTCCACATTGGGTATTTATCTTTTTATTATATATTGCACTGTTTTATGATAATGATCGAACATACTTTTCCGTATTATACGGTGCCATATTTGGTTTGTTAATTGATATTGTGTATACGGGAGTGTTAGGTGTTTATATGTTTGCATATGCATTTACTATCTATGTTATGCACGGTATCAGGAAGCTATTACACAGCAATATATATGTGACGATTTTACTTGGAATCATCGGGATTCTGTTTGCTGATTTTACAATTTATCTTGTCTATTCAGTCGTGGGACTTACAGATATGGTGCTTGAAGATTATATGCTTTATCGCCTCTTGCCAACCATCATAGCCAATTTATTATTTTTACTAGTCTTATATCCCATTACTAAAAACCGTTTGTCGAAATGGCAAGATGAACAAATCACCAAAACAATTAACTAA
- the minC gene encoding septum site-determining protein MinC encodes MLEKKQLITIKGTRDGLTLFIDDSCSYDEAYKDLSEKLSNNRPKKDEPVVSVSVKLGSRYLNQTQKEELKELINLGNHFRVVSIYSDVVARHDALQWMEESEVKTINRIVRSGQIIEVKGDLLLIGDVNPGGTVESTGNIYIMGSLHGIAHAGVNGNRDAIIVASFMKPNQLRIADYISRAPDYESDGVYMECGRVDEKQDKIVIDRLQVLSHKQVDLSGFERRINNG; translated from the coding sequence ATGCTCGAAAAGAAACAGCTAATTACAATAAAGGGTACTAGAGATGGGCTCACTCTGTTTATAGATGACTCTTGCTCATATGATGAAGCATATAAAGACTTGAGTGAAAAGTTATCAAATAATAGACCAAAAAAAGATGAACCTGTAGTTTCCGTTAGTGTTAAACTAGGGAGTCGCTACTTGAATCAAACACAAAAAGAAGAGCTTAAGGAATTAATTAATTTAGGAAACCATTTTAGAGTGGTATCCATTTACTCGGATGTTGTGGCGCGTCATGATGCACTTCAGTGGATGGAAGAAAGTGAAGTGAAAACGATAAATCGAATTGTAAGATCTGGGCAAATCATTGAAGTGAAAGGCGATTTGTTGCTAATAGGCGATGTGAACCCAGGTGGTACGGTTGAATCAACTGGAAATATTTATATAATGGGTAGTTTACATGGGATTGCTCATGCAGGAGTAAATGGTAATCGTGATGCAATAATCGTAGCTTCCTTTATGAAACCCAATCAGCTTCGAATTGCAGATTACATTAGTCGTGCACCAGATTATGAATCTGATGGTGTATATATGGAGTGTGGCCGAGTCGATGAAAAGCAGGATAAAATTGTTATTGACAGACTACAGGTTCTTTCACATAAACAGGTTGATTTGAGTGGGTTCGAGAGGAGAATAAATAATGGGTGA
- the minD gene encoding septum site-determining protein MinD, whose amino-acid sequence MGEAIVITSGKGGVGKTTTTANVGTALALMEKKVCLIDTDIGLRNLDVIMGLENRIIYDIVDVIKGRCKLKQALIKDKRFDDLVLLPAAQTSDKSALTTDGMKKIIEELKPDYDYIIIDCPAGIEQGFQNAVAGADKAIVVTTPEKSSVRDADRIVGLLEKEEMAPPSLVINRIRSHMMKNGDMLDVDEVIQILSIDLIGIVVDDDEVIKASNLGEPIALHPNTKVSISYRNIARRILGESVPLQSLEEDKGILQKIKSFFGMNS is encoded by the coding sequence ATGGGTGAAGCAATTGTGATTACATCTGGTAAGGGTGGCGTTGGTAAGACAACTACTACCGCGAATGTAGGTACGGCACTCGCATTAATGGAGAAGAAGGTCTGTTTAATTGATACCGACATTGGGCTTAGAAACCTTGATGTGATAATGGGCTTAGAAAATCGAATAATCTATGATATTGTTGATGTTATTAAAGGAAGATGTAAATTAAAACAGGCCCTAATCAAGGATAAACGATTTGATGATTTAGTGTTATTACCAGCAGCCCAAACTAGTGATAAATCCGCTTTAACAACTGATGGCATGAAAAAAATTATAGAAGAACTTAAACCAGACTATGATTATATCATCATTGATTGTCCGGCTGGAATAGAGCAAGGCTTTCAAAATGCAGTAGCTGGCGCTGATAAAGCAATTGTTGTTACTACTCCAGAGAAATCTAGTGTTCGAGATGCTGACCGAATTGTTGGTTTACTAGAGAAAGAAGAAATGGCCCCACCTAGCCTTGTGATCAATCGTATTCGTAGTCATATGATGAAAAATGGCGATATGCTTGATGTGGATGAAGTTATCCAAATACTTTCTATCGACCTAATCGGTATTGTCGTTGATGATGATGAAGTTATTAAAGCTTCAAATCTGGGAGAGCCGATAGCACTTCATCCAAATACGAAAGTTTCCATTTCGTATCGTAATATAGCAAGAAGAATTCTTGGTGAATCAGTACCATTACAATCACTTGAAGAAGATAAAGGGATACTACAAAAGATCAAAAGTTTTTTTGGAATGAATTCCTAA
- a CDS encoding M23 family metallopeptidase, whose amino-acid sequence MNPRVNKIRKSISDRKRSRGLAGSDSTKDLSKNQFSHLQVQEEEKHGYFPIFADQKLPKRSKSKMVSGFILKGILSSILFLGTALLLQTNNDMLDDPKVVASSLLTNEFPFAKVNQWYQQTFGTPLALTPKDNANTPDDSTLALPVSGNISESFQANGEGVLISPDEASTVSVLRDGVIIFAGNDPETNKTVVVQHADGSKSTYGYLSSTNVHLYQFVENNQVIGKFVPSENSKNVYFSIEKDDAFMDPVQVIEVDDRS is encoded by the coding sequence ATGAATCCAAGAGTTAATAAAATTCGTAAGTCAATATCCGATCGTAAAAGGTCTCGTGGTTTAGCAGGATCTGACTCAACTAAGGATTTAAGCAAAAATCAATTTTCTCACCTTCAAGTACAGGAAGAAGAAAAGCATGGTTACTTTCCAATTTTCGCAGATCAAAAACTACCAAAGAGAAGCAAAAGTAAAATGGTCTCTGGCTTTATTTTAAAAGGTATTTTATCAAGCATTTTATTTCTGGGAACTGCACTATTATTACAAACGAATAATGATATGTTAGATGATCCTAAAGTTGTGGCAAGTAGTTTATTAACAAATGAGTTTCCGTTCGCAAAAGTAAATCAATGGTACCAGCAAACGTTTGGTACCCCACTAGCACTCACACCTAAAGACAATGCCAACACACCTGATGACTCAACATTGGCTCTTCCAGTTTCAGGAAATATATCCGAGTCCTTCCAAGCAAATGGGGAAGGAGTATTAATTTCGCCTGATGAAGCATCTACGGTTTCCGTTTTACGAGATGGGGTAATAATTTTTGCAGGGAATGATCCAGAAACAAATAAAACAGTTGTTGTTCAGCATGCAGATGGGAGTAAATCTACGTATGGGTATCTAAGCTCAACGAATGTTCATTTGTATCAATTTGTTGAAAACAACCAAGTAATCGGTAAGTTTGTGCCTTCTGAAAATAGTAAAAACGTTTATTTCTCAATAGAAAAAGACGATGCATTCATGGATCCTGTACAAGTGATTGAAGTCGATGACCGTTCTTAA
- a CDS encoding M50 family metallopeptidase codes for MTVLKLLPTIHIHPILIIFLFIGFITGTFMEIIILLAIVLFHEIGHYIMAISFKWRIKSITLWVFGGVMDTDEHGNRPTYEEALVSIAGPFQHVFIYLFIMIVAPMNVIPISIMELIVYYNNVILLFNLLPVWPLDGGKCLFTLLSTYVPYKRAHTIMILTSVLVSICILFTQLFILPFTLSSVFILLFILLENRTEWKQRYYVFLRFLSRRFYGTNHAKKTSLIKVSNSNTLFDVFSLFIRERKHIIYISYHDGQETSIDEWDCLRSYFQDKHYNITVDEVKRMD; via the coding sequence ATGACCGTTCTTAAATTACTACCAACCATTCACATTCATCCTATATTAATTATCTTTCTATTTATTGGATTCATTACAGGTACATTCATGGAAATCATTATTCTGTTGGCTATTGTATTATTTCATGAAATAGGGCACTATATAATGGCGATTTCTTTCAAATGGAGGATAAAGAGTATCACATTATGGGTATTTGGTGGTGTAATGGATACAGATGAGCATGGTAATAGGCCTACATATGAGGAAGCTCTAGTTAGTATTGCTGGTCCATTTCAACATGTTTTCATTTATCTTTTCATTATGATAGTTGCTCCAATGAATGTTATTCCCATCTCAATTATGGAACTTATTGTGTATTATAATAATGTTATTCTGTTATTTAATCTGTTACCCGTATGGCCGTTAGATGGTGGGAAATGTTTATTCACCTTATTATCAACATATGTCCCATATAAAAGAGCGCACACAATCATGATTTTAACATCAGTTTTGGTCAGTATTTGTATCTTGTTCACACAATTGTTCATTTTGCCATTTACATTAAGCTCTGTATTTATTCTATTATTTATTCTGTTAGAAAACAGAACCGAATGGAAACAACGCTATTATGTTTTCCTTCGATTTTTATCCAGGCGTTTTTATGGAACAAATCATGCAAAAAAAACTTCTCTTATAAAAGTATCTAATAGCAACACTTTATTTGATGTGTTCTCATTATTTATTCGTGAAAGAAAACATATCATTTATATTTCCTATCATGATGGTCAAGAGACAAGCATTGATGAATGGGATTGCCTCAGAAGTTATTTTCAAGATAAACACTATAATATAACAGTTGATGAGGTAAAACGAATGGATTAA
- the rplU gene encoding 50S ribosomal protein L21: protein MYAIIETGGKQIKVTEGEEIYVEKVVGEANDSITFEKVLFVSGDEVKVGAPYVSGATVTAKVEKHGRQKKITVFKFKAKKNYHRTQGHRQPYTKLVIDKINL from the coding sequence ATGTACGCAATTATCGAAACAGGTGGTAAACAAATCAAAGTAACAGAAGGCGAAGAAATTTATGTGGAAAAAGTTGTTGGAGAAGCAAATGATTCTATAACTTTCGAAAAGGTCCTTTTTGTTAGCGGAGATGAAGTTAAAGTTGGCGCTCCATATGTAAGTGGCGCAACTGTAACTGCTAAAGTTGAAAAGCATGGTCGTCAAAAAAAGATTACTGTTTTCAAATTCAAAGCAAAGAAAAATTATCACCGTACACAAGGACATCGTCAACCATATACTAAATTAGTTATTGATAAAATTAATTTATAA
- a CDS encoding ribosomal-processing cysteine protease Prp, with amino-acid sequence MIQVTVYRKKNQIDAFKISGHADSGPYGYDLVCAGVSAVSFGAINGVMRLCDTNLDIQQAGEGGYLHVSLPNHLHKNEMEKMQVLFESMIISLETIEQEYSQFIKIQSK; translated from the coding sequence ATGATCCAAGTCACTGTTTATCGTAAAAAAAATCAAATTGATGCATTCAAAATTTCAGGGCATGCTGATAGTGGGCCATATGGTTATGATTTAGTATGTGCTGGAGTGTCAGCAGTATCATTTGGAGCAATAAATGGCGTTATGAGGTTATGTGATACAAACTTGGATATTCAACAAGCAGGTGAAGGTGGATATCTTCATGTTTCTCTCCCAAATCATTTACATAAAAATGAAATGGAAAAGATGCAAGTCTTGTTTGAGAGTATGATTATTTCATTAGAAACAATTGAGCAGGAATATAGTCAGTTTATAAAGATACAAAGTAAATAA
- the rpmA gene encoding 50S ribosomal protein L27: MLRLDLQFFSQKKGAGSTKNGRDSESKRLGAKRADGQFVTGGSILYRQRGTKIYPGENVGRGGDDTLFAKTDGVVKFERYGRDRKKVSVYPTAKEA, translated from the coding sequence ATGCTACGTCTAGATTTGCAATTTTTCTCACAGAAAAAAGGTGCTGGTAGTACAAAGAACGGTCGTGATTCTGAATCCAAACGTCTTGGTGCTAAACGTGCAGACGGTCAGTTTGTTACTGGAGGATCTATTTTATATCGCCAACGCGGGACTAAAATTTATCCAGGTGAAAACGTAGGTCGTGGTGGGGATGATACACTTTTTGCTAAGACTGATGGTGTTGTGAAATTCGAACGCTATGGTCGTGATCGTAAAAAGGTAAGTGTTTATCCAACTGCTAAAGAAGCGTAA